Sequence from the Dehalococcoidales bacterium genome:
CCGTATGGCAACAGCGTCTTTATTTTCTTACCTCTCCCGTTTTTAATCCGGTGACTGCCGGAGTTTTCATCCCAGGATGCCTCCTGTCGTGAACCAGAAGTAAAGGATGTAACCTCCGGCGAAGATGAGCAGCAGGCTGCTGAGACGGGATATCACCGGCGTCAGGCGCTGTAACCGGCGGTTGACCGTCTCCTTAAACAGCGCGGAACTGATAGTGATCACAGTAATGACGAACCCCATGCCCAGGGCGTAGCTGGCGAACTGAAGCAGGCCTGAGACAAGTCCATGAAAAGCCAGGGCGCTGCCGACTACGGCCAGGAAGACCGGCAGGGTACAGCTCAGCGCCGCTATCCCGTAGGCAATGCCAAAAATGAAGAACCCTCTGATACCCGGATTGCCGCTATTTTCCAGGCGGCTGGCCAGACGTGCCGGCAGGTTGGTATAAAACTGGCCGCCCACCAGGAGATAGATACCCAGCAATATCAGCGCCACGCCGATGATGACTGCCACCCACGGTATTAATCTGACCAGGAATTGCCCGCCTAATGATACCAGGACACCCATGGCCCCGAAGAAGGCGACAAACCCC
This genomic interval carries:
- a CDS encoding cytochrome c biogenesis protein CcdA, whose protein sequence is MIETLVANLASLLPFGYAFGAGMVTTVSPCGIAMLPAYVSLYLGSKEQRFQAQSALRRSARALGMGLVVTLGFVAFFGAMGVLVSLGGQFLVRLIPWVAVIIGVALILLGIYLLVGGQFYTNLPARLASRLENSGNPGIRGFFIFGIAYGIAALSCTLPVFLAVVGSALAFHGLVSGLLQFASYALGMGFVITVITISSALFKETVNRRLQRLTPVISRLSSLLLIFAGGYILYFWFTTGGILG